In Geobacter sp., the genomic stretch GTGCACCGCCCCTCAACGACCGGCTCGTGCTTGGAGATGATCTTCTGCTGGCGTTTCATGGTATCGGCATGGCATCCCCCGCACAACTGGGCCATCGGCGCCCGCAGGATGCCCTTCTGCTTGCCGGCATGGGGGTTATGGCAGGAAAGGCACCCCTTTTGCGTCATGAGCGGCCAATGAATCCGGTTCTTGGCAAAGGTGGTATTGAACATGTCGTTGTGACAGCCGCGGCAGAGATCGATGCCTGCCTTCTTTGTCTTGAGCGGAGTGGCAGATGTCGGCTCTTCGTGGCACTGGTTGCACATCCGGTTGGCAACCGGCTTGTGGACGTTGTCATAGAGTATCCCCGCCACGTTGGAACCATGGGGATCGTGACAGCCGGTACAGCGCGACGATGCCACCGGATAGCCCATGTGCTTCTTGATGAACAGCGGCTTGTCGGCCTTGTGACAGCCGAGACAGAGCGCCGTCACATCGTCCTTCAACAGAAAGGTCGCTTTGTCGGAGGCATGGGGCAGATGGCAGGTCAGGCACCCCTTGGCGACCGGACTGTGATGGAACTTGACCTTTGCCAGCGCCTCTCCCATGGCCTTGTGGCACGAAAAACAGAGCTGGCTCCCCTCCTTCACCAGGTTGTACTTGCTGCCTGCCGCATGGGGATCATGGCATTTCATGCATTCGCCGTCGGCAACCGGCTTATGCACGCTGAGCGGCTTGCTGCCGATGACCGGGCTGTGACAGGTTGCACAGATCCCTTTACCTTCGGCATCGAGAAGCTTGCCATGGTCCGACGTATGGGGGTTGTGACACCCGGTGCAGTCCCCCTTTTTCAAAGGCGTATGGACGAACGGCCGGGTGAGCTTCTCCTGGAAGGGTGTGTGGCATTTCAGGCAGAGCTTGCCGTTCGCTCCCGGCTTCAGCTTGAACTGCAGGTCATTGTCCTTGGCATGCAGGAGCGGCACCGACCAGGCCAGCATCACCCCTGTCAGCAGTAAAATAACTTTCGATAAACTCATATCCCTCTCCTCATCAAGGTTTGGCTATGGTGTGGCACTCGTCGCACGATCTGCCGGCGAACGGTGCGTGGACCGTGCTCTTGAAGAACTTGGGGTCCTTGGATGCATGGGGGTCGTGACACTTCATACAGGTCATGACCGCTGCCGGAATCGAGAGATGGGCCTTGTTGAACGCCGCACTGCCCGGTTCATGGCACTGGGCGCAGAGGTCCCGGACCGG encodes the following:
- a CDS encoding cytochrome C, which encodes MSLSKVILLLTGVMLAWSVPLLHAKDNDLQFKLKPGANGKLCLKCHTPFQEKLTRPFVHTPLKKGDCTGCHNPHTSDHGKLLDAEGKGICATCHSPVIGSKPLSVHKPVADGECMKCHDPHAAGSKYNLVKEGSQLCFSCHKAMGEALAKVKFHHSPVAKGCLTCHLPHASDKATFLLKDDVTALCLGCHKADKPLFIKKHMGYPVASSRCTGCHDPHGSNVAGILYDNVHKPVANRMCNQCHEEPTSATPLKTKKAGIDLCRGCHNDMFNTTFAKNRIHWPLMTQKGCLSCHNPHAGKQKGILRAPMAQLCGGCHADTMKRQQKIISKHEPVVEGRCTACHDPHASDFLFLTKKKADYDLCVTCHDWGKHSTHPIGEKTRDPRNKNLGIGCASCHRSHGTEFKKMLYFPTTTEMCIQCHEQFKR